The DNA window TGAACGGACTGCACTCATTCGCTGTGCTGGCGCTGCGAAAGGAGAAGGTTCCCGAAATACGCGACAGCCAGTTGGTCCGGATTGCGGCCCCCCTGCTGTGCGATAAGGAGAGCGCCATCCGGAATGCGACGGCCGGCGCCTTTCGGAATTTGTCCGTGTTTGGCACGGAGGTTTGCGACTTCCTCGTTGAGAACGACGTACTTACCGCCTTGCTGACCCTGGTCCGTAGCTATGATCTGAATAAAAGTGGATTCGAGAACGAGTTGCATGCGGACACCTTCCAGCAAGCAATCCATCTGCTACGAAATCTTTGCGAGAGCTCGCCCACCGCCACAGAAGCACTAAATCAAGCCAACTTCCTTTCCAGCCTGCTGCTGGGCTTCGACTACAGAAAGTTCGGACTCGAAGTTGCCATTTCAGTGGCCCAACTCGTACTGGTGGTGTCTGAGAACAACTCCAGCTCGTGGAACGTCCTGGCCAGCAGTACAATACTACCTGAGCTTCTTGCGGCGCCCACAGAAAGTCACGCGCAGCTTTACCTGAGCGCATTAGCTGCCGGTATCCTGTGTAATGTACCCGCCTGCGCTGCCGCCCACACTCGTGAAATCCTGAACAGTCTAGACAAACTACTCTCCATAGATCCACAGGCCCAGCTGCAAAGCTGCAAAAACGAAATTCTAAATGCAAAGTCGAAGAACGAGGCCCCCGTGCTGGAAATCTCTATGGAGACAGAGGAGATGACGGAAACACAGAGTGCCAATCAGTCGAAACCGAACCAATGCGATGCCGAGGTGGCACTCACGAACCTGGAGCACTTGCTAGATGCCCAGCGTCTGGTGGCGGAGATTATAACCAACCTGGGCTCCAGCGATGAACAGAGCAACTGGGACACGGATAGCGAGCATTCAGAGTCTGAGAGCGTGGCCGATTACGACATGGAGGACGAGACAGCTGACAGTGGATCGGGGGGACTTCCCGCCAACTTCTTGGAGACCATCAAACATAACAAAGTGATCGAGAAACTGTGGCAAAAGGCTCAACCACTGCAACCTGCTGTGGAAAATCTGGTGTCCCAGCAAGAGAATATAAAGGAGAAAGTGGCAAAATTAAGAGTATCGTACTTGATTTGCCTCCAGAACCTATGCAATGTGCTGTCCGCTGAAGATTTGGGCGGCTGCAGCAACCTCTATAACATGTGGATGATTTTGGGTCAACAAGCATTCAGGGGAAGCGAAGATGTATCCGTCATGGAGGCCATTACGTCACTAATGCGCTCCTCGCTGAGTTTGCTCAAGTCTCGCAAGGATCTTTTCGGTCAGATGACCGAGAATGATCTGAACATGATTATCGAGGGCGCTAGCAAGTGCACAGATATAAATATCCGCGTTAACTGGAACCGCATGCTGGGCACGCTGGGTTCTCTGCTCTCAGAGCCCCTGGTTAAGACAATAGTGCTTTTCCTATTGACTTACTGTGCCCAGGAAGATGACCTGTGGGCTCTGTCTGAAGGACTCGATGCGCTAATGGACATTTTCGCCGTGGACGACTGGCCGCAGATCATCGCGGAGTTGGAGATGTGCGATCGTGTCCAGGCACTAGAGGAGTTGTTCAAGTCTAAGATGCGGCAGCAGCGACGGGAGCTAAAGGAGCGACGAGCCACAGTGCAAACAGTGAAGACTAACTTTGCACGCTTTGTTTATTATCTTAATAAGaactgtaaaaaataaattaacctGACCACTAATCAAAGCTATTGTTTAGTTTCAGAGAAACTAAGAGTAAACAATACTTTCAGTTCTTAAGCCTGCCAAAATATTTGTCGACGATAATAGAAACAGATAAAAATCTGTTAAATTTGTAACTTCCTAATTGTCATGCcttttgtatttattaatattaaaatcgGCTCCCACCCACctaaaaaaactttaatagATTGATTGATTCCAAGAGCTAGAATGTAAAGCAAATTTAGTTTTCAAgttagttttagtttttcaTCTATTGAATCAAGTTATTCAAAGTTTAATCTCtgataaattttattattctgGTACATTTTTACAACTTCGACTTTATCTCAGGCGGGTTCTTCTCCAGAACATTCTTCATTTCGAAAAAGGATTGCTCGAGGGTCTTGGCAAACTTCAAGTGATCCGTTATTGGGCAATGGCGCCAAGCGGATATGGCCAATATGATGTCATTATCCCGAGGATTATAGCAGCAGGCATAACCATCGTCAGTCGCCGGGCCGTAACCCATGAAAGCATCGTATTTAGTGGCTACCTGTGAGGTGGACATGCGGAAGTGACTCGACTTGACAAAGCCTGGCGACTTGAAGAACTCGGGAATTGGCTTGCTATGCTCCAGAGCCATCAGCTTCAGTCCAAGCAGATGTCGATCAACACCCTTTCCCTGGAGAGCCAGCTTAGCATATGTCTGATGAGACACTACTGCCTCACGAAGCTTAGTGGCGCGTTCCTGATCGGTAGCATTTGGGTCCTGCATAGCGCGGGAAAAGGCCACGGATTCGTTGGAGCAAGAGCGTATGGTTTCGGTTCGTCCGCCGTCGAATATGCGCAGATGAGCCGACTCATATTGCGCAGGCGGTTCCGAGTGCATTCTGTAAAACGTAAATGTATTCGGCTGCATTAAAAATCTGTAGGAGGATCTAGTTACTTGTAGAAGGCGAGCTGCAGCGCCATCTGAACAAAGCTGTCCGGACCCAGACGCTGTTTCTTTATGAAATCCTTTCCGAAGCCGTTGAATTTCAGAACCTTCATTTGGAGAGCATCGGCAAGTTTGTCCACGTTTGCCTGTGCGACGTTTAAAGATTTCTCTAGACTTTTATTACTCGAAGAGAACTGTATTTTCTGTGCGGGAGCAAAGTCCTGTGAGCCAGTTTGCCCGAAGCTAGGGTCTTCCTTCCTAAAATGAATAGAATTGGAGTTGCTTCGAACCGTATGTGCCCCATTCAACTTACATCTTTTGCACCACGTAGTCCATCATCATCGCAATGGGCTGGCCCTCAGCCGGCGAGTGCTCATAGGTGAATCCGACGTTTCCATTGGGGTTAACCACCAGCTGAATAGTCTTGTCCATCCAACGGTTGCCGCTGTTCCTCTTGCTGCCACTGCCATGGATCAGCGATAGAATAAGTTCGTCAGTCTCTTCGCCGTCCTTTAGGCTAGTACCCTCATCGAGTGAGACGGTGAACAAAGCACTCTGTATGGTCTTGAGGGCATCCCGGTTGGCAGGAGTTTCAGCCAGATATTCGTAGGCTTCGGCCCAATTGTCCCTGGAGTCGGTGGTCAGAATACCATAGGGTACTCCCACTTGCGTTTCCTTCAACAAGATATTCTCCAGTTGAGCAGCTAGACATGGAGCAGCAATGAGCTTTCCCTCCTTACTGTATATCTTCAGTTGGTAGAAGTGATTCTTGTAGATCACCACCAAATAATCGGAGTCAGGATTGTATACGATCTCGTCGGTGCCCCGTCTGGGAATCCGACATGTGCCGAATACCTTGCCAAACTGGCTGTTGTCCAGCTCGTTCTTGCCCATTTTAACGATCGGAATTTGGTTGGCGTGCACCATGTCGTTAAATTCGCCCAGTCCATAGATAACCCTCGCGGTATAGTCCACGAAAGCCCGTGAGTCCCTGAAGTTTTGCTTGGGGAAGGTCATGCCGGGACTCACGAACACGGTGACTGGGTCTCGATAGGTCAAATAGGCAGCCTTCAGCCAGCGGTGGGCCAGCCAATTCTTCTCCTTGCTGCCGGTTTCTtccaggagcagctgcagtTCGCGTCCCTGCTTCTTCAAAAACTCGGAGGTGATTCCCTTTTGCTGTTGAAACTCCTCCGGCGTCAGCAGCGGTTCCACCGTGGTCATGAAGCGGTTCAGCGTTTCCTCCAGCGGCAGGACGTGGTACTTCAGCAGATTCGGCTGCTCCAAGGGAATGGTCTTCTGGACGGTGCTGTAGCTGCTGGCGGGCAGCACTTTCTTGGCGATCCCATTTGGAGACTGTTGGGCCAAGGAGTTCTTGGTCTGCAAATCGAATGGGATATGGATTAACGAACGGAGATTCACAAGCATTCCATGTGGAGCACTACCAAATTCCACAAAAGCTTTCCATTGCCACGAAACTTCATCTCGGCGTCGGGTTTCTTGAGGATTCGCTCAGACGTTGGGCTGCAAAACGGAGAAATTGTGTTCGAGTGTTACTTTGAAGTCCAACCACCGGTTGGTGTGCCTGTGGCACTGAATTAACCTTTGATATTTGTACATAATCTACTTCTAGCTATAAGGAGCGATAAACCAATGGCTCACGATTAGCAGCCCGTGGAGGAGGCAAGTGCAAGCAAAACGGCAGTTGCCAGTCAACTGGCCATCGAAAGAGCAGTCCACGTAGGCAGAAgggtggagtggagtggagccCAACTTAAATGCTATCAGCGACCGGTTTATTTACTTTCGCTCTCCCCAGAGTGCGTCTCTTGATATCCACACCTTATGTTTCAGCAAAATACTTGTTGTTTaccatctatatatatataacatctTTTTATGTAATCCTTAACTAGTTCGACTGTCCTTGCCCATACGATGAAATAAGGAATTTAAGTTCACCTCACTCTTGTTTTGCTCCGGTCaattaacatatatatattctatatatgtacatatgtatgttcaaATCAAAACAAGAAACAGCTGTTTTCATATAGCAACAAGTAAATAAACACTGTTTTTGGTTTAACTGTCCTATCAATGGAAAACAATAGATTAATATCACAAGCAATTCCAAAACTTGTTTAAAgctaatattaaaaaataagcaATACTATTAGTTTGCAATATATGTTTATGATAAGCTTGAGTACGTTTTTTATTATCGATGATTTCCCAGCTCTAGTATCCATAAAAAAGTAGGGGAGTTCTTTTGAGTAAAAAGTCTTTTGGTAAATATTCCGCACGACATAAAGATAATGCCGAAACGTTATCATTATTAAGTAGAATAGCGTGAACTTTTAGGactaaaattgtttaaaatatctttttttttgggaaatcCAAATTTAAACCTCAAAAACATAACCTAGAAATTTGttctatatttttataataagaACCAAACTATTAATTAAATGATGTGCTGAAATGTATATTATTAGCTTTGCTATATCATTTGATCTTTGCAAATTGTGATTTCACAGTTCGAACCGTTTGGATATACGTTTTGAAAAACTAACGTTAATACGCCACGGTCTCTGGATGGAAAATGTTGGCTCTTGTAGTTCTTCTGATCGCCAGTTGTTTGGCCATTCAAACGGCAGCCACTACGACACCAAGTACAGCGGTCACCGAAGCTGGTACCCCAACTCCTGGAGGATCGCCAGATCAAGCCGAGCTAGGAAACAGCTCCTCTACGGAACTACCGGACTACTGCAATCCCTCCTTGTGCCACAAAAATCTCAAACATGTGGCTTGCAACGCATCAATCGTAAGTTACTAAACTAAATGACACGTGATAATAACCAAATTACTTATTATCCTAACTTTTTACCATCTTCAGGAACTGCACGACAAGTGCTCACTGGACGCTGAGGTCATAGTGATAAGTCCAAGAGTGGAAAGATTCCTATTGGGTCGATTCAATGAGTTGAGGGATAGAGTGGCCAAAGGAGGGTTCAACGGACTGAGTCCTGCCAGTCGGATGGGCACCTTGAAGTGGAACTCGGAACTGGCCTACCTAGCTGAATTCAATGTGAGGGATTGTGTCCTGAGGCACGACGAGTGCCGGAACACGAAGTTCACCCAAAACGCCGGCCAGACGGTTGGGTATCGAGGCATTAAAGGAAAATTGCCAGAGTTGGAGGATATCCTTAGGGATATCATAGGGGTTTGGATGCGGGAAAAAGCCGGAACTTCTATGGTGACCATCATGAAGTATGCCGATCAGGAATCTCAGTAAGTactatttaaaaaatgtataggTGTGTTTACTCGGGCGTCCTTATGGGATTTGGTTCACATTTTGAACGTGAAATGATTATAATgtatttatgaatattttatgaaCCTTTCTAAATCAAATCTAAACTTTGCAGCTCTTTCCAAACTtaaagaaatttataaaaaggACGAAAAATGCAATATAACTTTGAATATTGCCTAGCGAAACATATGGTTGGAAAAGGATTTTTTTAATTCAAGAAGaaactataaaaacaaaaactaacaaaacaaatattttgacaACATGTTGATAATGTAAAAATTTTTTAGTTACTAAAATAATATTAGGGGCTTCAAAATAATGGACGCGAGTGTGCGACAAATGTCTTTGTACAGTTTTACATGAACTTTAAGAAGAGAGGAatccatttgatttttatgccCAACCGCTCGCAGATTATATTAATTTAGTCCTAATGTTGGTTTCACtcacatttttttattgatctTAACTTTTGATATGATTTCCACAGCTACTTTTAACTATACCTCCGTTATGAAATTCTTCTTATGTTACATGCAGCCGTCCGCTCGCGATCTTCTCAAGAATGAAATGATTGCATGTGGATTCCATTGGCCTCTCTTCTTTGGCGAGGGATTGCATTCTGCCGGATGACTCTTGCAGATGATATTGATTGCAATTGATTAAGAAGGGAATATTTGCTATTTACCTTAGGTTTTTATAAGCTTTAATAGAAGAACTCAACCCACGAACTTAGCTTTagaaattttgaattaattgttggTCCGAAAatgatatattttatatagagATTCGCTTGCAAATTTCCAGGATAGATGTATCCTAAaatctaaaataaaatcaatgtGGGTTTCATGATTTTATTAGTATCTGAAAAAAACTTTATTGATTAACTCAACCTTGTGTGTTCCCTTCTAACAGTTCGCCGAAGTACAACTTCTTGCAGATCGTGCAGGAGAACGCTGAATTCGTGGGCTGTGCCATCGTTCAGCAGTCCCGGCACGGCTGGATTCAGACGTTCTTCGCGTGCAACTATGGCCACGCCCCGGTTGTGGGCTCACCCGTCTACGAGTCCGGGCAAAAGGCGGCGGAGTCCTGCAAGGCCGGAACGAACCCGAAATATGCACATCTCTGCGCCGATTCCGAGGTCTACGAGAAGGTTGCGCCGAAAGGAGTGAACGCGTCCAGTCCAGAAATTAACACTAGAACTCTTGGCAAACGGGACTTTGTCATGCTCAACGCTGATGGAACGGCGCCAGCTGAAGATGgggcaccagcaccagcagccGATGGAGCAGCAGCCGCGCCAGCCGCCGAAGGAGGAGCAGCTCCACCTGCCGAAGCTGCAGCCACTACAGCAGTCGACGGAGCAGCGCCAGGTGCCACTCCAGGAGTCACCCCGGTGGAGGGAGCAGGCTCCACTTCTGCACCAGCAGCTGGAGTGACACCCGCTTCCGGATCGCCTGGAGGGGAAGAAGCTCACGCGGAAGGGCTACTGGAACCCATGCCAAAGCCTCTAGACAGGGCTGCGCTGGAGAAGAAGTTCGCCCGCTTCCTGGCGCTGATAAAGCGGGCTGAGATGTTCCATGGTCGCCGGAAGATCGTGGTCATATCCAGCAACCATGAGGTGGATGATGACCGCGTGCAGCAGGAAGGCGCAGAAGCCGACTCAACTATTAGAACCATGGAAAGGGCATTCTCCAGACGCAGAGCAATAATGAGACGCTCCATAGGTAGCCACATGCGCGGTCGTAAGCCAAGTGCCTTTTGGGCTCCGCAATGGATAGCTATGCCTTGAACACTACCTTACTGAGTAACAATTGCTTTAAagtgaaatgttttaaattaaattaacacaATAAATAATCGTCCTGTTAAATTGAATCCTTAATCTGATTTATAAAATGAATGAGTGAGGAAAGTACTCCTCATATTAGTAATACAAAGTGACATAATTCAGCTTAAATCATATTTACATTCAGCACAAGTGTTTTTGCCCTGACACGAAATCAATAAGATTGATCTAAAGATCGATCTCGCAGCTTTGTTTTGAGTTGAAAGTtgaaaatttttataaaaaatgtattttcattAAATCAACGTTTTTGAATGGTTCATCTTATGCctttaaaaagtttaatttaagCCCCTTTTTATACTATTATCTGATAGCctcaaaatatttaacaatagAGTCCATTGTTAAGATGTTTTTAACTCGTTCTAGTGAACTGTGAAAACTGTTGGCAGCCGCCCCTATATAAGTCCATCGATTTACAGATCAGTCATATCAAGTCGACCCTCCAATCCGTTGAAAATTAAGTTACTTTTGGTTCTAGCTTGCGTTGTGCTCTACGTATCTCTCGCATGTGGCCAGAATCGTTGCGATGGACGTCCTAGGGGTATGTTTAATAATAGCATTTAGTAAGTATACTTTAATAACTGATCTCTACACTTTCACACAGGTCGTCAGAATTGCGACGGCGGCAAGCACGAAGGATTTGGGGGAAGGGATTGCCGGAGAACTGCCATGGACGAAATGTGGTACTATATCTAGAGAACCGGGAAGTGCCTCAAGATGAAGTACCTCGGATGTGGCGGCAACCAAAATCGCTACTGCTCCTTGAGACACTGTCAAAGGTCGTGCCCATGAATTTAAATGCCTTTATCGATCCTGTTCCAAAGCAGACAGACAGCCTATAATtcacaacaaataataaaaagaaatgttcttaaaaaaacatatttatgagaaatgggtttaaaatatcTATCTATTATTTAGTTGTATACGCTATATAGTTAACATATAacaacttaaatgcagattgATACATGTTCCATAGGCATGTAATTCGTATTTCTTAATTGTGATCTTTTCCCTAGCACAATATTTGCACATGGATTTGCAACCTTACGAATATTTTATGGACCGACTTAACTTTAACTAGACTATACCTAAGGCTTTTCACGTTGCATCGTCTTCCAGATGGCGTTCATTCGCATGTGCCCTTCTCGCAGATGGTTGAACAAGGCTTCAACGGTCCCTTCGACTGGCTTGCCTGCTCCGGATCTCCTGCAAGAGGCAATGTGTCGTTCGTAGCGCCATTTGCTCCTAAAGACTCTGTCACAGTGCTCGCACACAGCTTGCTCGCCCTGATCGTCCTCGGATCCGGCGTCATCCGCCCTGGCCGCTTGACCGGACTTTTTGGGACTGGCCCACATGGGCTCCGGCTTAATAAGCAGCTGCGTCTTGTTTTTACGCTGCAGCTCCTCCTGGTGGTTGTAGCGAATGTGGTTGAGGATCTTCGAGGTGCTGGTCTTGGTGCGATCGCAGAGTGTGCACTTGAGATAGGACCGGTAGGGCAGATGCTTGAAGCAGTGCTTCTGCAGTTGTGAGCGCACGGTCGTTGGTTGCACCTCGCGGCACTGCAGGCACATGGCCTTGCGCCCGGACTCCAGGATCTTAAAACTGTTCTCGATTATGTGCTCGAAGTCGTGCTTCTTGAATACGTGTGCCCGCCACCCGTCCATCGAGGCGATCTCCTTGCCGCACTTCGGACACAAGTACGATATGAGCTTCGTGAGGCCGTTGGTGGACATTTCCGTGTCGGAGTCGCGGCTGGGCGTCGTAGACATGCGTCGACGTTTAGTCGGTTGACTTATTGCGTCCGATTTCATTTCCATCTTCAGCTGGGCCACTTCCTCCTTGCCAAGTGCATCGATCTCGATTATGACCACCTCCTGATTTCCTTGCTGCTGGTGCGCATCGTCTTGCTGCGGCTTCTCATCAGCTTCTGCTTTGCCGGCGGAAGTGCCATCATCAAAAAACTCCTTGCAAAGCGCATCCAACTCGTCGTCATACTTCGGCACCAcctcttcctcctccttgCGCACAATGTCCTCGTAGGCATTCAAACACCGATCTAGATTCAGCTCGCTGACATTTGAAATGGGCTTAGGTGCGTTTACAGGAGCGGCTAGTGCTGTCACTGGCCGTGTTGGGGACTTTTCCATTTCTGTGTTTAGATCAATGTCCATCAGAGCCTTTTGCAGCAGAtcattttggtttcttttcgTGGAACCTTTGGGACGCCCTCGCGGCCTCACAGCCATCGGCTTCTCTGCATTTCCAGCTGGTGCTGCCGCAGTAGTGGGTTTCGCCTGCTGCCGCTTCATCTGGCGCAACTTGTTCTCGTACTTCTCGATTTCCCGCATGTGCGTGTCCAGTAGGTGAACGTTCAGAGCCCGGCGCCTCGTGTACGCCATGCGGCAGTGCACGCAGCGGTAGGTTTCGCTGTGCTCCAGATGCATGAAGTAGTGGTACTGCAGCAGGGCGATTGTCTTGTGGGCGTTCTCCACCCATTTAAAGCACAGCTGGCACTCATGGAAgcgctcgtcgatctggaTGAAGTTGAAGTCGGAGTACGTCTTCTTTAGATAGTCGTGTTTCTGTGGGCATATTTCAAACCATTATTAAAGCAGAACTTGATTTACACAAAACCCGCAACTTGCCGTGTTCAGATGCTGTCGCCACTCGGCCTGAGTGCGGAAGGCCTTGCCGCATTCCGGACATATGTAAACCATGTGCGCCTCCAGACGCGCATTAAGCCGGCTTTGTTCATCCGAGAGCGTCACGTTCCGCGACATTTTCCCTAA is part of the Drosophila sechellia strain sech25 chromosome 3R, ASM438219v1, whole genome shotgun sequence genome and encodes:
- the LOC6614107 gene encoding uncharacterized protein LOC6614107 — protein: MGKVRKVKTRTPSGVDTSAEIDVESAGEAEGCGPIEAICVHLQQANVEEKLNGLHSFAVLALRKEKVPEIRDSQLVRIAAPLLCDKESAIRNATAGAFRNLSVFGTEVCDFLVENDVLTALLTLVRSYDLNKSGFENELHADTFQQAIHLLRNLCESSPTATEALNQANFLSSLLLGFDYRKFGLEVAISVAQLVLVVSENNSSSWNVLASSTILPELLAAPTESHAQLYLSALAAGILCNVPACAAAHTREILNSLDKLLSIDPQAQLQSCKNEILNAKSKNEAPVLEISMETEEMTETQSANQSKPNQCDAEVALTNLEHLLDAQRLVAEIITNLGSSDEQSNWDTDSEHSESESVADYDMEDETADSGSGGLPANFLETIKHNKVIEKLWQKAQPLQPAVENLVSQQENIKEKVAKLRVSYLICLQNLCNVLSAEDLGGCSNLYNMWMILGQQAFRGSEDVSVMEAITSLMRSSLSLLKSRKDLFGQMTENDLNMIIEGASKCTDINIRVNWNRMLGTLGSLLSEPLVKTIVLFLLTYCAQEDDLWALSEGLDALMDIFAVDDWPQIIAELEMCDRVQALEELFKSKMRQQRRELKERRATVQTVKTNFARFVYYLNKNCKK
- the LOC116801515 gene encoding carnitine O-acetyltransferase isoform X1, with product MLIDRSKTRVSPTSERILKKPDAEMKFRGNGKLLWNLTKNSLAQQSPNGIAKKVLPASSYSTVQKTIPLEQPNLLKYHVLPLEETLNRFMTTVEPLLTPEEFQQQKGITSEFLKKQGRELQLLLEETGSKEKNWLAHRWLKAAYLTYRDPVTVFVSPGMTFPKQNFRDSRAFVDYTARVIYGLGEFNDMVHANQIPIVKMGKNELDNSQFGKVFGTCRIPRRGTDEIVYNPDSDYLVVIYKNHFYQLKIYSKEGKLIAAPCLAAQLENILLKETQVGVPYGILTTDSRDNWAEAYEYLAETPANRDALKTIQSALFTVSLDEGTSLKDGEETDELILSLIHGSGSKRNSGNRWMDKTIQLVVNPNGNVGFTYEHSPAEGQPIAMMMDYVVQKMKEDPSFGQTGSQDFAPAQKIQFSSSNKSLEKSLNVAQANVDKLADALQMKVLKFNGFGKDFIKKQRLGPDSFVQMALQLAFYKMHSEPPAQYESAHLRIFDGGRTETIRSCSNESVAFSRAMQDPNATDQERATKLREAVVSHQTYAKLALQGKGVDRHLLGLKLMALEHSKPIPEFFKSPGFVKSSHFRMSTSQVATKYDAFMGYGPATDDGYACCYNPRDNDIILAISAWRHCPITDHLKFAKTLEQSFFEMKNVLEKNPPEIKSKL
- the LOC116801515 gene encoding carnitine O-acetyltransferase isoform X2; this translates as MYKYQSPTSERILKKPDAEMKFRGNGKLLWNLTKNSLAQQSPNGIAKKVLPASSYSTVQKTIPLEQPNLLKYHVLPLEETLNRFMTTVEPLLTPEEFQQQKGITSEFLKKQGRELQLLLEETGSKEKNWLAHRWLKAAYLTYRDPVTVFVSPGMTFPKQNFRDSRAFVDYTARVIYGLGEFNDMVHANQIPIVKMGKNELDNSQFGKVFGTCRIPRRGTDEIVYNPDSDYLVVIYKNHFYQLKIYSKEGKLIAAPCLAAQLENILLKETQVGVPYGILTTDSRDNWAEAYEYLAETPANRDALKTIQSALFTVSLDEGTSLKDGEETDELILSLIHGSGSKRNSGNRWMDKTIQLVVNPNGNVGFTYEHSPAEGQPIAMMMDYVVQKMKEDPSFGQTGSQDFAPAQKIQFSSSNKSLEKSLNVAQANVDKLADALQMKVLKFNGFGKDFIKKQRLGPDSFVQMALQLAFYKMHSEPPAQYESAHLRIFDGGRTETIRSCSNESVAFSRAMQDPNATDQERATKLREAVVSHQTYAKLALQGKGVDRHLLGLKLMALEHSKPIPEFFKSPGFVKSSHFRMSTSQVATKYDAFMGYGPATDDGYACCYNPRDNDIILAISAWRHCPITDHLKFAKTLEQSFFEMKNVLEKNPPEIKSKL
- the LOC6614108 gene encoding uncharacterized protein LOC6614108, which translates into the protein MLALVVLLIASCLAIQTAATTTPSTAVTEAGTPTPGGSPDQAELGNSSSTELPDYCNPSLCHKNLKHVACNASIELHDKCSLDAEVIVISPRVERFLLGRFNELRDRVAKGGFNGLSPASRMGTLKWNSELAYLAEFNVRDCVLRHDECRNTKFTQNAGQTVGYRGIKGKLPELEDILRDIIGVWMREKAGTSMVTIMKYADQESHSPKYNFLQIVQENAEFVGCAIVQQSRHGWIQTFFACNYGHAPVVGSPVYESGQKAAESCKAGTNPKYAHLCADSEVYEKVAPKGVNASSPEINTRTLGKRDFVMLNADGTAPAEDGAPAPAADGAAAAPAAEGGAAPPAEAAATTAVDGAAPGATPGVTPVEGAGSTSAPAAGVTPASGSPGGEEAHAEGLLEPMPKPLDRAALEKKFARFLALIKRAEMFHGRRKIVVISSNHEVDDDRVQQEGAEADSTIRTMERAFSRRRAIMRRSIGSHMRGRKPSAFWAPQWIAMP
- the LOC116801516 gene encoding LOW QUALITY PROTEIN: kunitz-type serine protease inhibitor PILP-3 (The sequence of the model RefSeq protein was modified relative to this genomic sequence to represent the inferred CDS: substituted 1 base at 1 genomic stop codon), with the translated sequence TVKTVGSRPYISPSIYRSVISSRPSNPLKIKLLLVLACVVLYVSLACGQNRCDGRPRGRQNCDGGKHEGFGGRDCRRTAMDEMWYYIXRTGKCLKMKYLGCGGNQNRYCSLRHCQRSCP
- the LOC6614109 gene encoding zinc finger protein ZFAT — its product is MSRNVTLSDEQSRLNARLEAHMVYICPECGKAFRTQAEWRQHLNTKHDYLKKTYSDFNFIQIDERFHECQLCFKWVENAHKTIALLQYHYFMHLEHSETYRCVHCRMAYTRRRALNVHLLDTHMREIEKYENKLRQMKRQQAKPTTAAAPAGNAEKPMAVRPRGRPKGSTKRNQNDLLQKALMDIDLNTEMEKSPTRPVTALAAPVNAPKPISNVSELNLDRCLNAYEDIVRKEEEEVVPKYDDELDALCKEFFDDGTSAGKAEADEKPQQDDAHQQQGNQEVVIIEIDALGKEEVAQLKMEMKSDAISQPTKRRRMSTTPSRDSDTEMSTNGLTKLISYLCPKCGKEIASMDGWRAHVFKKHDFEHIIENSFKILESGRKAMCLQCREVQPTTVRSQLQKHCFKHLPYRSYLKCTLCDRTKTSTSKILNHIRYNHQEELQRKNKTQLLIKPEPMWASPKKSGQAARADDAGSEDDQGEQAVCEHCDRVFRSKWRYERHIASCRRSGAGKPVEGTVEALFNHLREGHMRMNAIWKTMQREKP